A region of Emys orbicularis isolate rEmyOrb1 chromosome 20, rEmyOrb1.hap1, whole genome shotgun sequence DNA encodes the following proteins:
- the MRPL24 gene encoding large ribosomal subunit protein uL24m isoform X1: protein MRLTALLAMAARMKLPPDYRHGIYRPWTAMAKANNPPGRRRKKVFVEPISKEDWKVFRGDTVEILIGKDAGKQGMVNQVIRARNWVFVQGLNTHYHYMGKTADFPGMYIASEAPLLLRQIALVDPTDRKPTEVEWRYTDEGERVRVSLRTGRIIPAPVHQRRDGIIPEQWKDGPKDTSVDDALDRTYQPSLKIFEEEILALQGIVETRRAKKSYWY, encoded by the exons ATGCGTCTGACCGCCTTGCTTGCCATGGCGGCTAGGATGAAGCTGCCCCCGGACTATCGCCACGGCATCTACCGGCCCTGGACGGCCATGGCCAAGGCCAACAACCCCCCCGGGCGGAGACGCAAGAAGGTGTTTGTGGAGCCCATCAGCAAGGAGGACTGGAAAGTGTTCCGTGGGGACACG GTGGAGATATTAATCGGGAAGGATGCTGGGAAGCAAGGAATGGTGAACCAGGTCATCCGAGCTCGCAACTGGGTCTTTGTGCAAGGTTTGAATACG CATTACCACTACATGGGGAAAACCGCCGATTTCCCGGGGATGTACATCGCCAGCGAGGCACCCTTGCTGCTCCGACAGATTGCCCTGGTCGACCCTACGGACAG GAAGCCCACCGAGGTGGAGTGGCGCTACACCGACGAGGGTGAGCGAGTGAGGGTGTCTCTGCGAACCGGCAGGATCATCCCTGCACCCGTCCACCAGCGCCGGGACGGCATCATCCCAGAGCAGTGGAAAG ATGGGCCAAAGGACACCTCAGTGGATGATGCGCTGGACAGGACCTACCAGCCATCCCTGAAAATATTCGAAGAAGAAatcctggcgcttcagggcatCGTGGAGACGCGCCGAGCCAAGAAGTCCTATTGGTATTAG
- the MRPL24 gene encoding large ribosomal subunit protein uL24m isoform X2, which translates to MRLTALLAMAARMKLPPDYRHGIYRPWTAMAKANNPPGRRRKKVFVEPISKEDWKVFRGDTVEILIGKDAGKQGMVNQVIRARNWVFVQGLNTHYHYMGKTADFPGMYIASEAPLLLRQIALVDPTDRKPTEVEWRYTDEGERVRVSLRTGRIIPAPVHQRRDGIIPEQWKGERRWA; encoded by the exons ATGCGTCTGACCGCCTTGCTTGCCATGGCGGCTAGGATGAAGCTGCCCCCGGACTATCGCCACGGCATCTACCGGCCCTGGACGGCCATGGCCAAGGCCAACAACCCCCCCGGGCGGAGACGCAAGAAGGTGTTTGTGGAGCCCATCAGCAAGGAGGACTGGAAAGTGTTCCGTGGGGACACG GTGGAGATATTAATCGGGAAGGATGCTGGGAAGCAAGGAATGGTGAACCAGGTCATCCGAGCTCGCAACTGGGTCTTTGTGCAAGGTTTGAATACG CATTACCACTACATGGGGAAAACCGCCGATTTCCCGGGGATGTACATCGCCAGCGAGGCACCCTTGCTGCTCCGACAGATTGCCCTGGTCGACCCTACGGACAG GAAGCCCACCGAGGTGGAGTGGCGCTACACCGACGAGGGTGAGCGAGTGAGGGTGTCTCTGCGAACCGGCAGGATCATCCCTGCACCCGTCCACCAGCGCCGGGACGGCATCATCCCAGAGCAGTGGAAAGGTGAGCGG agatgggcctga
- the METTL25B gene encoding methyltransferase-like protein 25B, which yields MTGLSGQTLSLEEQKQLAVNITHVLSLYGSIVDSYIIEFFTDNLWGKLPYSWQAVLTDLPSPQLAAVLLEKGKPEEVCYSVVWPLSLLAFKATAHTLAFSRMPCGRGGTSANGRPEEFWENRCQSSKLNPLFRKHVKPKKQHEIRQLGKVVKKLSEITRCDQVVDIGSGQGHLSRFLAFGLGLTVTAIEGDGRLVDMATKFDRELVWALEKEQARQAKDPGEISLRGPSHMAGWVDPQAPWREFLLPPQPGIDTAHSPMAESGLSPEAGATYDLPGPRKIIPPTAPCGGGRDGAETGKAGEKGPGGWSRMAAAREEQGGTPDPFGSRGRGYVPNGLHPLYRPSRPTAVNPLGPLADGRLLLTGLHACGDLSVALLRHFTRCPHVVAMTSVACCYMKLTTQEEPTPPGLAAPPPPSTDWPEYGYPLSAWVAGLPGHALSYKAREVACHAVEDYALRLRSESPILRTHCYRATLETLIRAADPVKRRLGVQTVNKAHQLAFEEYARLGLQRVGLDPAAPLDRACVDDMLAQQQNVVAFFSLALLLAPLVETLILLDRMIYLQEQGFQCQLIPLFNPSCSPRNLVLVAAKAGLDSVLSTLAGED from the exons ATGACGGGGCTCTCCGGCCAGACCCTCTCTTTGGAGGAGCAGAAGCAGTTAGCAGTGAACATCACCCATGTCCTCTCTCTCTATGGCTCCATTGTGGACTCATACATCATT GAGTTTTTCACCGATAATCTTTGGGGGAAGCTTCCTTATTCCTGGCAGGCAGTGCTCACCGATCTCCCCTCCCCGCAACTCGCTGCCGTCTTGCTCGAGAAAGGAAAACCGGAGGAAGTTTG TTACAGCGTGGTGTGGCCGCTCTCCTTGCTGGCCTTTAAAGCTACAGCGCACACATTGGCTTTCTCCAGAATGCCTTGTGGCAGAGGCGGCACATCAGCAAACGGGAGGCCAGAGGAGTTCTGGGAGAACCGGTGTCAGAGCTCGAAGCTTAACCCCCTTTTCCGGAAGCACGTCAAGCCGAAAAAGCAGCATGAAATCCGGCAGCTCGGGAAG GTGGTGAAGAAACTGAGCGAGATCACCAGGTGTGACCAGGTGGTAGATATTGGCTCTGGCCAG GGCCATCTCTCTCGCTTTCTGGCCTTCGGTCTGGGTTTGACCGTCACGGCGATCGAGGGAGACGGACGCCTGGTTGACATGGCTACTAAGTTTGACCGAGAACTGGTGTGGGCGCTGGAGAAGGAGCAAGCGCGACAAGCCAAG GATCCGGGGGAGATCTCCCTCCGTGGGCCGAGCCACATGGCGGGGTGGGTCGACCCCCAAGCACCATGGCGGGAATTCCTCCTCCCGCCGCAGCCAGGAATAGACACAGCTCATTCTCCCATGGCAGAAAGCGGCCTGTCCCCAGAGGCCGGTGCCACCTACGACTTGCCAGGGCCACGGAAGATcattccccccacagccccttgtGGGGGTggcagagatggggcagagaCGGGCAAGGCTGGAGAGAAGGGGCCAGGAGGATGGAGCCGCATGGCTGCTgcaagggaggagcaggggggaaccCCAGATCCCTTCGGAAGCAGAGGCCGTGGCTACGTTCCCAACGGGCTTCACCCTCTGTATCGACCGAGCCGCCCAACGGCAGTAAATCCCCTGGGGCCGCTGGCAGACGGCAGGCTGCTCCTGACCGGCCTCCATGCGTGCGGAGACCTCAGCGTAGCCCTGCTCAGACACTTCACCCGCTGCCCCCATGTGGTGGCCATGACCTCGGTGGCCTGCTGCTACATGAAACTCACCACTCAGGAGGAGCCGACCCCTCCTGGCCTCGCTGCACCGCCTCCTCCTTCCACCGACTGGCCTGAGTACGGCTACCCCCTGAGCGCCTGGGTGGCCGGCCTGCCGGGCCACGCCCTCTCCTACAAGGCGCGGGAAGTGGCCTGCCACGCCGTGGAGGACTACGCGCTGCGGCTGAGGAGCGAGAGCCCCATCCTGCGGACTCACTGCTACCGCGCAACGCTGGAGACGCTGATCCGGGCGGCTGACCCGGTGAAGAGACGCCTCGGGGTGCAGACGGTCAACAAGGCCCACCAGCTAGCCTTCGAGGA GTACGCCCGGCTGGGCTTGCAGCGGGTGGGGCTGGACCCCGCCGCCCCTCTGGATCGGGCCTGCGTGGACGACATGCTGGCCCAGCAACAGAACGTGGTGGCCTTCTtcagcctggccctgctgctggcgCCGCTGGTGGAGACCCTCATCCTGCTGGATAGGATGATCTACTTGCAGGAGCAAG GCTTCCAGTGCCAGTTGATTCCCCTGTTTAACCCCAGCTGCTCGCCCCGGAACCTAGTGCTGGTGGCGGCCAAGGCTGGGCTGGACTCTGTGTTATCCACGCTGGCAGGGGAAGACTGA